In Penaeus chinensis breed Huanghai No. 1 chromosome 40, ASM1920278v2, whole genome shotgun sequence, one genomic interval encodes:
- the LOC125047187 gene encoding maltase A3-like, translating to MPNKKCLICFFFLFFFIIIGVIVICLIAKDGIKHKETYPFWQRTIVYQVYPRSFCDHDGDGTGDLQGILSKADYLKELGVGTVWLSPIFASPMADFGYDVSNFTAIEPLFGTMDDFDALRAALHDRGLRLVLDFVPNHSSDEHEWFVKSRRKEEPYTDYYIWADPKGFDEEGRPIPPNNWLSVFRGPAWTWAEERQQFYFHQFLAKQPDLNYRNQRVREEMKQVLHFWLDRGADGFRVDAVKFLFEVEDISQDESVANDPETDDPLDYYYLNHTLTINQPETLEVVKEWRDILDQYSDRVMMVEVYDDDIGQVMKYYGNDSVPLADFPFNFLLIDSFRNRSDLSGAALKDALDLWTDNMPEGKWPNWVLGNHDNGRVGSRFGEDLVDALNMLILLLPGTPVTYYGEEIGMLNTFISWEDTQDPQACNHGPDGYGDYSRDPERTPMQWDNSTLAGFTTGNSTWLPVNDNYIDLNVKAQQHAEKSHLKIYEELARLREEETFTKGHTAYPVISNEVFSLLRYLEGYESYLLVINTSEEELEVDLHQHANMELPTTAEVVLRSVTDAAEATVPGSEIHLSEVKLVAGEGLLLTFTE from the exons ATGCCAAACAAGAAATGCctcatttgtttcttcttcctctttttcttcatcatcatcggggTCATAGTCATCTGTCTCATTGCCAA GGACGGGATCAAACACAAGGAGACCTACCCCTTCTGGCAGCGAACCATTGTGTATCAAGTGTACCCGAGGTCCTTCTGTGACCACGATGGAGACGGCACCGGAGACCTCCAAG GAATCCTCAGCAAGGCGGACTACCTGAAGGAGCTGGGCGTCGGGACAGTGTGGCTGAGTCCGATCTTCGCGTCGCCGATGGCTGACTTTGGCTACGACGTCTCCAACTTCACCGCCATCGAGCCGCTCTTCGGGACGATGGACGACTTCGACGCGCTCAGGGCGGCGCTGCACGACAGAG GCCTGCGGCTGGTGCTGGACTTCGTGCCGAACCACAGCAGCGACGAGCACGAGTGGTTCGTCAAGTCCAGGCGGAAGGAGGAGCCCTACACGGACTACTACATCTGGGCGGACCCCAAGGGCTTCGACGAGGAGGGCCGGCCCATCCCGCCCAACAACTGG CTGAGCGTGTTCCGGGGGCCGGCGTGGACGTGGGCGGAGGAGCGGCAGCAGTTCTACTTCCACCAGTTCCTGGCCAAACAGCCCGACCTGAACTATCGGAACCAGCGAGTACGGGAAGAGATGAAG CAAGTGCTACATTTCTGGCTGGACCGAGGCGCCGATGGCTTTCGAGTGGATGCCGTTAAATTTTTGTTCGAAGTGGAAG ATATCAGTCAGGACGAATCTGTTGCGAACGACCCGGAGACAGACGACCCCCTGGACTACTACTACCTCAACCACACGCTCACGATCAATCAGCCAGAAACCTTGGAGGTGGTTAAGGAGTGGAGGGACATCTTGGACCAGTACTCAGATAG AGTGATGATGGTAGAAGTATATGATGACGACATTGGGCAAGTGATGAAGTACTACGGGAACGACAGCGTCCCCCTGGCGGACTTCCCGTTCAACTTCCTGCTGATCGACAGCTTCCGCAACAGGAGCGACCTGAGCGGCGCCGCCCTCAAGGACGCCCTCGACCTGTGGACGGACAACATGCCGGAGGGGAAGTGGCCGAACTGGGTG CTCGGCAACCACGACAACGGGCGCGTGGGGTCCCGCTTCGGCGAGGACCTGGTCGACGCGCTCAACATGCTGATTCTTCTGCTGCCGGGGACGCCCGTCACTTACTACGGGGAGGAGATCG GGATGTTGAACACCTTCATCTCGTGGGAAGACACCCAGGATCCCCAGGCCTGTAACCACGGCCCTGACGGATACGGGGACTACAGCAGGGACCCCGAGAGGACGCCGATGCAGTGGGACAATTCGACCTTGGCGg gTTTTACGACCGGCAACAGTACGTGGCTGCCTGTCAACGATAACTACATTGACCTCAATGTGAAGGCACAACAACACGCAGAAAAGAGTCACTTGAAAATTTACGAAGAACTTGCTCGTTTGCGGGAGGAGGAAACGTTTACGAAAGGACATACTGCCTATCCCGTGATCAGCAATGAGGTTTTCTCTCTCCTGAG ATACCTTGAAGGATACGAGAGCTACCTGCTGGTGATCAACACGTcggaggaggaactggaggttGACCTCCACCAGCACGCCAACATGGAGCTTCCAACGACGGCCGAGGTCGTCCTGCGCTCCGTCACGGACGCGGCGGAGGCGACCGTCCCGGG GTCCGAAATACACTTGAGCGAGGTAAAACTTGTGGCAGGAGAAGGTTTACTATTAACATTTACAGAATaa